The window AGATAATAGAGTAGAGCGCTCAGGAGGTTTTCGTGGAGGGGCGGGAGATCCCGCCCCTCCCGGTGAGCTTAGAGGAGAAGCATGAGACAGCTGGTAACACTGGCGTGTGAGGACTGCAGGAGGCGCAACTACCACACCCGCAAGAACAGGCGCAACACGCCCGATCGTCTGCAGCTCAGAAAATACTGTCCGTGGTGCCGCCGGCACACCACGCACAGGGAGACCAGGTAGTAAGATAAGTGTC of the Rubrobacter calidifluminis genome contains:
- the rpmG gene encoding 50S ribosomal protein L33 — translated: MRQLVTLACEDCRRRNYHTRKNRRNTPDRLQLRKYCPWCRRHTTHRETR